One region of bacterium genomic DNA includes:
- a CDS encoding aldo/keto reductase has translation MQYRILGHTGVRLPAMGLGCMGMSHAYEGRDDEESLATLERALELGVTFWDTADFYGNGENERLLARVLRHLRQDLFLATKFGFKPTPENPFSVDASPAHMRTAVEASLRRLAIDTIDLYYAHRIDPNVPVEETVGAMSDLVKEGKVRYLGLSEASADALGRAYTVHPIAALQSEYSLLTREVEKEILPLCRKLGIAFIPFSPLSRGLLTRTVDRACLGEKDFRKTLPRFSGPHWENNRQLADALADLAVAKHCTPAQLGLAWVLAQGDDIIPIPGTRRRKHLEENVAALDVALTSEDFSAIEAVLARFPDTGPRYAGAMAKLAAK, from the coding sequence ATGCAGTACAGAATATTAGGCCACACCGGTGTCAGGTTGCCGGCTATGGGATTGGGGTGCATGGGCATGAGCCATGCCTATGAGGGCCGGGATGATGAGGAATCGCTGGCGACGCTGGAGCGAGCCCTTGAGCTGGGCGTCACTTTTTGGGATACCGCTGATTTTTATGGCAATGGAGAGAACGAACGGCTGCTCGCCCGAGTGCTGCGCCATCTGCGGCAAGACCTTTTTCTTGCCACCAAGTTCGGCTTCAAGCCGACCCCTGAAAACCCTTTCAGTGTGGACGCCTCGCCGGCGCATATGAGAACCGCTGTGGAGGCGAGTTTGCGACGGCTTGCCATCGACACCATCGATTTGTATTACGCCCATCGCATCGATCCGAATGTTCCGGTGGAGGAAACGGTGGGCGCCATGAGCGATCTGGTGAAAGAGGGCAAGGTGCGGTACCTCGGCCTGTCCGAAGCGTCGGCCGATGCCCTGGGCAGAGCGTATACGGTGCATCCCATCGCTGCTCTACAGAGTGAATACTCTTTGCTGACGCGGGAGGTTGAAAAAGAGATCCTGCCGTTGTGCCGCAAATTGGGCATCGCTTTTATTCCGTTCAGCCCGCTGTCCCGAGGCCTGCTCACCCGTACCGTCGACCGCGCCTGCCTCGGTGAAAAGGACTTTCGCAAGACTCTACCCCGTTTTTCCGGCCCACACTGGGAGAACAACCGGCAGCTGGCTGATGCGTTGGCTGATCTGGCCGTTGCCAAACACTGCACGCCGGCGCAGTTGGGGCTGGCCTGGGTGCTGGCTCAGGGGGATGATATCATTCCCATTCCCGGAACCCGAAGAAGAAAACATTTGGAAGAGAATGTCGCCGCGTTGGATGTGGCGCTCACGTCCGAGGATTTTTCCGCCATCGAAGCGGTGCTGGCTCGTTTCCCTGATACCGGGCCGCGCTATGCCGGCGCCATGGCCAAGCTGGCGGCAAAATAG